The window TGTCATAACCTTTGTTTTTCAGTTGATTTTCCAATTCCTTTGCCATTTCTTTATCAAAAAATCCTTTGTAAGGAACTGTACCTGCAATGGGAAACCACCAAGTATAGGATTTTAATGCGAATGCTTCTGATGCACTTACATTCCATCCAATTTCTTCTCTATCTAACTTTGTGAAGTATTCGAATCCCCCATTTTCATTTAGCGCTAGTTCCTCGATGGCAAAATTCCTAACCTCACGAATTAAGTTTAGTTTTTCTTTCGTTTTGGAATCAATATTTGGTTTGTTTAAAACCACTTCAATTTTCTCTCTGCCTAAAATGATCGCAGATTGTTCCTTTCCTAAATGGTATAAATAAGGCAAACAACCTGTTAGAACCAAAGGAAAGTACAACAATGTCATCATCGTTTTCATCTTTTTCGTTCGACACGGAAGGGGAATCGGCAAGAGTGGAAGGGGTTTAGGCATTCTATGGAAAGAAAACATTCGATTCCACCTGTCGTCTACATTAACTTTGCCTTAGTCTTTGTACTTTTGTTCGCAATTTTTTTTCCTGAAATTCGTTCCGCTGTTACTAAACTTTTTTCATCACCCAAACCAATTTCAGCAAGTAAACAAAGCCAAGCCATCCAAATCCAGTCGAGCTTTCGGAACGTATACCGAGAGGCGCAACAATTTGTTGTCTCGATTCGCACCAAAAAGACGGAGATGATTTTCCATCCTTATGCTTTCGGTGAAAGTAGGGAAGATCGGATTTCATCCATTGGAAGTGGCTTCATCATTGATGAACGAGGGTTTGTGGTCACCAATTACCACGTCATTAAAAATGCGGAGATCATCGAAATCATCATGTCCGATGGTCGGATTTTCCCTGCTCGGTATGTGGGAAGCCATGAGAGGGCCGACATTGCCCTCTTAAAAATCCCAAGTGAAGATAAGTTCATTCCTGCTTTCCTTGGCAATTCTGATGAAATCGAAGTCGGAGATTGGGCGATTGCCGTCGGATCCCCTTATGGATTGGAAAAAACGTTCACTGTGGGGGTGGTCTCCGCCAAATCCCGAGAGGACCTGGATGAAACTGGGCAGACCCATATCCAGACCGATACAGCCATCAATCCTGGCTCGAGCGGAGGTCCCCTCCTGAATATTTATGGAGAAGTCGTTGGGATCAACCGGATGATCCGGTCATCGAGTGGAGCCAGTGCAGGGATTGGGTTTGCCATTCCCATCAATTATGCAAAACGTGTGCTCCGTCAGATTGAACAAAATGTTGGTCAAAACATAAAACCAGCCACCTTAGGGGTTATGGCAACCACGCCACTCCCTGACCATAGGCGTTCCCTTGGAATTCCAGGGGATGCCGTCGGCGTCCTTGTCTATGACATCGAGCCCAATTCGGCTGCGGAAAAAGGGGGGTTACGCCGTTACGACTTCATTGAAGGGGCCAATGGACTCGTTATCCGTCATATCAATGACCTTCGGGAACAGGTGGGTCTTGTGGGACTTGGGGGCGTCTTACGGTTGAAGATATTAAGGGATACCCAAGAGATGGAATTATCGATCCCTTTGGTCGAAGCAGCCTACCAAAAGGGCAAATAATTTTATGAGAAGAAATATAGTCCATTCGGGTGCCGATGCACTCATTTACGAAATTCGCCAGATTGTGGCACTTGCCAAACAAATCGAAGCCATGGGTATCACCATCACCTGGGAAAACATTGGGGATCCTATCCAAAAAGGGGAAAGTATTCCCACTTGGATGAAAGACATTGTCAGTGGACTTGTGAACCAAAATAAATCATGGGCCTACACTGCCACCCAAGGGGATGAAAACACACGAAAATTTTTAGCGCAAAAAGTAAACGAAAGGGGTGGAGCACAAATCACTTCTGAGGACATTTTGTTCTTTAATGGTCTTGGTGATGCGGTTGCTAAAATTTTTGGTTTTATGAGAAGGGAAGCAAGGATTCTTGGCCCATCGCCCGCCTATTCTACGTTATCTTCTGCGGAAGCTGCTCATTCTGGTTACGAACACTTAACCTATGAATTGAATCCAAATAATGATTGGATGCCAGACCTTGAAGATATTGAAAACAAAGTAAAATACAATGACTCAATTGCGGGAATATTACTCATCAATCCAGACAATCCAACAGGTGCGGTGTATCCAAAAGAGGTCATGCGTGAGATTGTTAAAATTTGTGAAAAGTATGATATTATCCTCATCTGTGATGAAACATATGCTCATGTCAATTATTCGGAATGGGGGAGTATCCATTTATCAGAAGTCATTGGTGATAAAGTATGTGGATTTGCGCTCCGCTCGATTTCAAAAGAATTTCCTTGGCCTGGCGCTCGTTGTGGTTGGTTAGAAGTATTTAATCGAAAAAATGATCCAACATTCGAGAGATACATTAAATCTTTGTTAGATGCAAAAATGTTGGAGGTATGTTCTACTACTTTACCTCAACTATCAATCCCTTTAGTTTACTCACATCCTGAATTCTTAAATCATCTCAAATTTAGAAATTTAAAGTTTAAAAAAAGAGCCGAAAAAGCAACTCAATTGTTATCAGGAATTCCAGGTGTCAAGGTAATCCAACCAAAGGGTGCATTTTATCTAACTGTACTTTTTGAAGATAATGTATTAAAACCACATATGACCTTACCAATTCAAAATGAAAAGGTAAAAAATTTTGTATCACCACTGATGGAAAAGGCCGCATTGGATCGTAGATTTGTTCTGCATCTATTAGCCTCTGTAGGGATTTGTGTCGTACCACTTAGTTCTTTCTGTTGTAATCGAAATGGTTTTAGAGTCACTCTCCTGGAAGAAGATGAAACCAAATTTGAATGGATCTATCAAACGTTAGCTGATAGTATGAAAAAGTATTTAGCATCGTAAATGAATTCTCGCGGCAGATACAAAATTGGAATTTTTGATTCAGGTTTAGGTGGTCTATCCGTTCTGCGTACTTTATGGAAAGAAACTTCGAACATCGATTATATTTATTTTGGAGATTTGGTCCATTCGCCATATGGACAAAAATCAAAACAAAAAGTAATTGAACTCTCTAAAAATGCATTTGAGTATTTGATCGAAAAAGATTGTGAAGCTGTATTGTTCGCCTGTAATACAG of the Leptospira biflexa serovar Patoc strain 'Patoc 1 (Paris)' genome contains:
- a CDS encoding S1C family serine protease, with translation MERKHSIPPVVYINFALVFVLLFAIFFPEIRSAVTKLFSSPKPISASKQSQAIQIQSSFRNVYREAQQFVVSIRTKKTEMIFHPYAFGESREDRISSIGSGFIIDERGFVVTNYHVIKNAEIIEIIMSDGRIFPARYVGSHERADIALLKIPSEDKFIPAFLGNSDEIEVGDWAIAVGSPYGLEKTFTVGVVSAKSREDLDETGQTHIQTDTAINPGSSGGPLLNIYGEVVGINRMIRSSSGASAGIGFAIPINYAKRVLRQIEQNVGQNIKPATLGVMATTPLPDHRRSLGIPGDAVGVLVYDIEPNSAAEKGGLRRYDFIEGANGLVIRHINDLREQVGLVGLGGVLRLKILRDTQEMELSIPLVEAAYQKGK
- a CDS encoding pyridoxal phosphate-dependent aminotransferase, encoding MRRNIVHSGADALIYEIRQIVALAKQIEAMGITITWENIGDPIQKGESIPTWMKDIVSGLVNQNKSWAYTATQGDENTRKFLAQKVNERGGAQITSEDILFFNGLGDAVAKIFGFMRREARILGPSPAYSTLSSAEAAHSGYEHLTYELNPNNDWMPDLEDIENKVKYNDSIAGILLINPDNPTGAVYPKEVMREIVKICEKYDIILICDETYAHVNYSEWGSIHLSEVIGDKVCGFALRSISKEFPWPGARCGWLEVFNRKNDPTFERYIKSLLDAKMLEVCSTTLPQLSIPLVYSHPEFLNHLKFRNLKFKKRAEKATQLLSGIPGVKVIQPKGAFYLTVLFEDNVLKPHMTLPIQNEKVKNFVSPLMEKAALDRRFVLHLLASVGICVVPLSSFCCNRNGFRVTLLEEDETKFEWIYQTLADSMKKYLAS